CTCCTCCAGGCGTGGACTCACCACAGGAGAGCGGATAAGGGAGCTGGCCTCGGAGCTGGGTCTGAAGTACAACAACCTCTACGTCATTGCAAACAAGGTTACAGAAGGCAATAAGGAGAAGATCATCGAGAACGCCAGGTCCGTCAGTCTCAATGTTATCGGCACAATCCCCTATGATGAGAGGTTAGCCACCTTCGATCTGGTGGGAGACCCATTGATCAACCTGCCTGACGATACGCCCGCGGTGAAGGAGATCGAGGAGCATGTCGTCAAGGCACTGGGTATTTGAAGGGTGATTTATATGGCAGAGGAGAAGAAGATCAAGTTATCAGATCTGAACAAGACTTTGGCGCAATATGGCGTTGAGGCCATCGAGGGTGTATCCATCGAGGGCGATATAGAGATCGAGATAGATACCGGGGCTGCCGGCATAGGGCCGCTCTTCGCCTACTACTTCGGCCAGGAGGTTGCCCAGATCGCAGTGCAGCTCGTCAAGTTCGCCAGGAGCATGGGGTATCCGGTAGATGCTCTGCTCCAGCCTGCTGCAGTTGCGCATGCGATATCGCCAGCACCTGCTGAGGTCGTTGAGGCCGCGGCCAAGGTCCCGGAGTGGAAGGTCGCCACAAGCCTGGTCCAGGCGAAGTTCCAGGTCGGAATCGATGAGACCTGGAAGTATCCGATCCAGGAGGTCACGCTTGGAGCCACGAAGGCTGATGGCGGAAGCAGAGGTCACACGATCAAGATAGGCGGAGAGAAGGCGCTGCCGTTCTTCTACGACGCACCGATGCCGCACAGGCCCGTGGTCACGATGGACGTCTTCGACATGCCCATCGGCATGGCAAAGGCTGTCAAGATGCACTACGAGGATGTCATCAACGATCCCGGCGAGTGGGCGAAGAAGGCTGTCACAAAGTTCGGCGCCGATCTCGTCACGATACACCTCATAAGCACAGATCCCCTCCTGAAGGATACGCCCCCAAGAGAGGCAGCCAAGACAGTGGAGGAGGTACTCCAGGCTGTGGACGTCCCGATATGCATCGGCGGCTCCGGCAACCCGGACAAGGATCCCGAGGTCCTCAAGGCTGCTGCAGAGGTCGCACAGGGCGAGCGCGCGCTGATCGCAAGCGCCAACCTGAACATGGACTGGGAGAAGATCGGGAAGGCGTGCGTGGACAACGGCCATGTCTGCCTGGCGTGGACGCAGCTTGAGATCAACTCGCAGAAGGAGCTCAACAGGAAGCTCATGAAGGTCGCAGGCGTGCCGAGGGAGTCCATAGTGATGGATCCGACCACGGCTGCTCTCGCCTACGGTCTCGACTTCGCATACACCAACATGGAGCGCATAAGGCTCGGAGCGCTGAAGGGCGACGAGGAGCTCACATTCCCGATGTCCTCAGGCACGACAAACGCATGGGGCGTCAGGGAGGCCTGGATGGTCCGCTCACCCAACAAGGAGGACTCAGACTGGGGCGACAGGATGCTCAGAGGCCCGATCTGGGAGATCATCACCGGATTCTCGCTTGCGATGGCAGGCGTGGATATATTCATGATGATGCATCCGCTTGCGGTCGCGTACCTCCAGGAGATCACTCAGACCCTCATGGGACTGATAGATGCGCAGACTCCTGATTTAACCAACTGGGTCAAGATGGAGGTCTGATAGCGATGAAGGAAAAGAGCCCCCTGAATCTTTACAAGCATCTGCCTCAGACCAACTGCGGAAAGTGCGGGCTGCAGACCTGCATGGCATTTGCAGCAGCTCTTATCGACAGATCCAAGCGCGTCGAGGAGTGCACACCGCTGGCCGAGGAGAAGAAGTACGCGAAGAAGTACGAGACCCTCAAGTCGATAGTTGCCCCTGAGATAAGGCTCGTCTATGTGGGCACAGGCGATAAGGAGCTGAAGGTCGGCGGCGAGGATGTCATGTACCGCCACCAGATGACGTTCTTCAACAAGCCGCCGTTTGCATATGACGTCACAGATACAATGGACGAGGCTGCTCTCGTCGAGCGTGTGAAGAAGATCAGCACGTGGAAGAAGTTCTACATAGGCAAGTGGGAGCGCGTGGAGATGATCGCTGTCAGGTCAACCTCAGGCGATCCCGCAAAGTTCGCCGCGTGCGTGAAGAAGGTCATGGAGACCACGGACTATCCGCTTATCCTGTGCTCATTCGATCCGAAGGTTCTGAGGGCAGGCCTTGAGGTCGCAGCCAAGACCAGACCACTGGTGTACGCAGCAAACAAGGACAACTGGCAGGAGGTCGCGAAACTCGTCCACGAGTTCAACGTGCCGGTCGTTCTCAGCGTGCCCTTCGATCTTGATGGTCTCAAGTCGATGGCGCTGACATTCGAGCAGATGGGCATCCATGATCTGATTCTCGACTTCGGAACAGCGCCCAACGGCAAGAAGCTCCAGGAGTCGCTGCACAACCTTCTCAAGCTCAGAAGGGCGGCGCTCGAGGAGGGCCAGAAGGACATCGCCTACCCGACGATCGCCCTGCCGATCAACGCGTGGTTCACAACCAAGGACCCGGTGAGGGCTGCCTACTGGGAGTCTGTGCTTACAGCGACATTCGTCATACGCGGTGCCTCTATAATGATCAAGCACTGCATCGAGCCGCACTGCGTGATGCCTGACATGCACCTCAGGTACAACATCTACACCGACCCGAGGAGGCCTGTCCAGGTCAAGCCCGGCATCTACAAGGTCGGCAACCCCACAGAGGAGTCGCCGGTATTCGTCACAACGAACTTCGCTCTCACCTACTACACTGTCGAATCGGATGTCGCCTCGAACAACATCGATGCCTACATAATGTCAATCAACACGGATGGCATCGGTGTGCAGGCATCGGTTGCTGGCGGCCAGCTGAACCCGCAGAAGATCGTCGATGCGTTCAAGGAGGCCGACTTCGACTTCACAAAGATGAAGTACCCGTCGATCGTTCTGCCAGGGATGGCCGCGAAGTTCAGCGGCGAGCTCGAGGATCTCTTTGGCGGAAAGGTGAAGATCCTGGTGGGACCGGAGGATTCCGGACGTATAGTCGACTGGATGAAGAGCTACTGGCCACCGAAGTGAAGCCCAGGGGGTTGATGCCCCCTCCAGGTTTCTGTTTCTCTTTTTCTTCTGTGATCACGGCCCCCAGCATTCACGTGATCTATAGTCCTTTGCGTCACTTCATGTGAATCCATTTAAAAGCTACTGGATATGTCATACTTCAAAGATGTTTTTATGTAACATAAAATATTATATAAACTTATGAACACTATTATGCTGTTCGTCCCGTCTCTCAGCCTTCCGGATGTTGCAGATGCCCTCTCAGATATGCCAGATGTCCCTGCAAAATCTGGACGCTCTTATGTATTCAGCAACTTGAAGTACATGCATACTGGTTGCTGAATGCACTCATTGCTCGCCACGAGCGCACAGCGTGACTGGTGCCTCTTCGGGCAAGTTATCAGATGGATAAGAGCGAATCTGGAGGAGCTGGAACTCCAGAACATGGGTTTTATGTACATCCTTGGACAAGCATCTCCCATGGAACCAGCTGGGATGTTGGAGAGACTTCATGCAAAGGTCGATGAGCAGCCTTTCGCGCGAAGGCTTGGCATGAGGCTTGTTGAGCTGAGGGAGGGATACTCGAAGGTCGAGATGGAGCCGTCAGATGATAACAAAAACTTCTTCGGAACAGTCCATGGTGGGGCGATATTCTCTCTGATAGACCAGGCATTTGGTGCAGCGGCAAACTCTCATGGAACGGTCGCTGTGGCGATAAGCGTGACCGTGGACTACCTCCGCCCCGCCAGTCCGGATGAGACGCTTTACGCAGAGGCCAGAGAGGTCAGCAGAACCCGGAGGATCTCAACATACAACATCGAGGTCAGAAATCAGGATGGCGAGCTGAAGGCCGCATGCCTTGCGATGGCATACAGAAGGGATGAAAGGATCCAGTTCGAGTGATTCTGAGCCGGAGTTTCACAGCGCTTCTGAGCTAACAGTATGCTGCGCAGCTGTAGACGTTCCGCGTCTGACCATACCGCTCGCCACAGAAAACTGTATATCATTTGGATGGGATGTATAGAAGCACAGCTTCCGGATGCACCCTGGCATGCGAGAGATCTCTCTGCGAGCGCTGAAAGTTTCTGCAGTGAGTGATATTCGTCATGCATAACGGTGTTTGTGTGATGGATGCGCATTGCAGCGAACTCAATGCGGTGGATGATCGTGGTTGTGTTCGAAGTTATCACTGCTGTACGGGCATGCGGGTTATGATGCTGGACAGAGCCCCGGCAGCGCGGATCGCGCAGCTGGATGAATTCATATCGTATCTTGCTTGTGGAGGTCACTTGGATGGGATACACCCTGACTGAGAGGATCCTTAGGGATCATCTTGTTGATGGAACATATGAGCCGGGAAACGAGATCGGCATAAGGATAGACCAGACCCTGACACAGGATGCGACCGGCACCATGGCCTATCTTCAGTTCGAGTCGATGGGTCTGGAGGGGATAGCCACAGAGCTGTCTGTGAGCTATGTTGATCACAACACGATACAGGTCGGGTTCGAGAACGCGGACGATCACAGGTATCTCCAGTCGGTCGCTGAGCGCTACGGCATATACTTCTCACGCCCGGGGAACGGCATATGCCACCAGGTGCATCTTGAGAGATTCGGGCGCCCCGGAAAGACGCTGCTGGGGTCTGACAGTCATACTCCAACGGGCGGCGGGCTGGGTATGATAGCAATAGGAGCAGGCGGGCTCGATGTGGCTGTCGCCATGGGCGGCGGGCCTTACTACCTGACAGCTCCAAGGGTGATGGAGGTGCATCTCACAGGGGAGCTCCAGCCCTGGGTAACCCCGAAGGATGTCATACTGAAGGTCCTGCAGATACTCTCAACAAAGGGGAATGTGGGGTGGGTCTGCGAGTACACAGGGGATGGAATTGCTGGGCTCACCGTGCCCGACAGGGCAACGATCACGAACATGGGCGCTGAGACGGGCGTCACGACATCGATATTCCCGAGCGATGAGCAGACGAGGAGGTTCCTGGCAGCCCAGGGCAGGGCAGAGCACTGGGTGCCGTTTGCCCCTGACAGGGACGCCACTTATGATAAGAGCATCGAGATCGATCTCTCGGAGCTGGAGCCGCTTGTTGCAGCACCCCACAGCCCCGGGAACGTCATCCCGCTGAGCAGTGTGGTGGGCACTCCTGTGGATCAGGTGCTCGTCGGCTCGTGCACGAACTCATCTTACACAGATATGATGAGAGTTGCGAAAATGGTTAAAGGCAGACATCTTCCTGCAAACGTCAGCTTCGGAGTCGCCCCTGGATCGAGACAGGTTCTGAGGATGATGGCCAGGAATGGCGCCCTTGACGATCTCATAGCATTCGGCGCTAGGGTACTCGAGAGCGCCTGCGGCTTCTGCATAGGCAACAGCATGTCGCCTGGCACGGATGCCGTCTCGGTCAGGACGAGCAACAGGAACTTCAAGGGCAGATCAGGGACTCCGAGCGCAAATGTTTACCTGACGAGCCCTGTGGTTGCAGCTGCAGCCGCAATAAAGGGCGAGTTTGTGGATCCATCCGATCTGAACATGGAGTTTCCAAGGGTGGAAATGCCGGAGAGGTTCGAGATAGACGACA
The sequence above is drawn from the Methanothrix sp. genome and encodes:
- the cdhD gene encoding CO dehydrogenase/acetyl-CoA synthase subunit delta, translating into MAEEKKIKLSDLNKTLAQYGVEAIEGVSIEGDIEIEIDTGAAGIGPLFAYYFGQEVAQIAVQLVKFARSMGYPVDALLQPAAVAHAISPAPAEVVEAAAKVPEWKVATSLVQAKFQVGIDETWKYPIQEVTLGATKADGGSRGHTIKIGGEKALPFFYDAPMPHRPVVTMDVFDMPIGMAKAVKMHYEDVINDPGEWAKKAVTKFGADLVTIHLISTDPLLKDTPPREAAKTVEEVLQAVDVPICIGGSGNPDKDPEVLKAAAEVAQGERALIASANLNMDWEKIGKACVDNGHVCLAWTQLEINSQKELNRKLMKVAGVPRESIVMDPTTAALAYGLDFAYTNMERIRLGALKGDEELTFPMSSGTTNAWGVREAWMVRSPNKEDSDWGDRMLRGPIWEIITGFSLAMAGVDIFMMMHPLAVAYLQEITQTLMGLIDAQTPDLTNWVKMEV
- the acsC gene encoding acetyl-CoA decarbonylase/synthase complex subunit gamma, whose translation is MKEKSPLNLYKHLPQTNCGKCGLQTCMAFAAALIDRSKRVEECTPLAEEKKYAKKYETLKSIVAPEIRLVYVGTGDKELKVGGEDVMYRHQMTFFNKPPFAYDVTDTMDEAALVERVKKISTWKKFYIGKWERVEMIAVRSTSGDPAKFAACVKKVMETTDYPLILCSFDPKVLRAGLEVAAKTRPLVYAANKDNWQEVAKLVHEFNVPVVLSVPFDLDGLKSMALTFEQMGIHDLILDFGTAPNGKKLQESLHNLLKLRRAALEEGQKDIAYPTIALPINAWFTTKDPVRAAYWESVLTATFVIRGASIMIKHCIEPHCVMPDMHLRYNIYTDPRRPVQVKPGIYKVGNPTEESPVFVTTNFALTYYTVESDVASNNIDAYIMSINTDGIGVQASVAGGQLNPQKIVDAFKEADFDFTKMKYPSIVLPGMAAKFSGELEDLFGGKVKILVGPEDSGRIVDWMKSYWPPK
- a CDS encoding hotdog fold thioesterase — protein: MERLHAKVDEQPFARRLGMRLVELREGYSKVEMEPSDDNKNFFGTVHGGAIFSLIDQAFGAAANSHGTVAVAISVTVDYLRPASPDETLYAEAREVSRTRRISTYNIEVRNQDGELKAACLAMAYRRDERIQFE
- a CDS encoding aconitate hydratase, which codes for MGYTLTERILRDHLVDGTYEPGNEIGIRIDQTLTQDATGTMAYLQFESMGLEGIATELSVSYVDHNTIQVGFENADDHRYLQSVAERYGIYFSRPGNGICHQVHLERFGRPGKTLLGSDSHTPTGGGLGMIAIGAGGLDVAVAMGGGPYYLTAPRVMEVHLTGELQPWVTPKDVILKVLQILSTKGNVGWVCEYTGDGIAGLTVPDRATITNMGAETGVTTSIFPSDEQTRRFLAAQGRAEHWVPFAPDRDATYDKSIEIDLSELEPLVAAPHSPGNVIPLSSVVGTPVDQVLVGSCTNSSYTDMMRVAKMVKGRHLPANVSFGVAPGSRQVLRMMARNGALDDLIAFGARVLESACGFCIGNSMSPGTDAVSVRTSNRNFKGRSGTPSANVYLTSPVVAAAAAIKGEFVDPSDLNMEFPRVEMPERFEIDDSMIIPPKPAEERAGVRIFRGPNIGEPPRNTPMPESIDGAVTIKVEDNITTDHIMPAGSRLKYRSNVPKYSTFVFEPLDPEFSRRAAENRDKGLHNIIVAGVSYGQGSSREHAAMCPMYLGVKAVVAKSIERIHAANLVNFGILPLYFVRESDYGIIEQGMSMRLPGIRKALESGESEVKAIAGDREIPLRMELSRRQREILLAGGLLPYTVRGG